One Cydia fagiglandana chromosome 11, ilCydFagi1.1, whole genome shotgun sequence genomic region harbors:
- the LOC134669040 gene encoding suppressor of cytokine signaling 4-like yields the protein MNKNYERCTHCNRRKWLTTGCLRKWLKPMECKHLQRTIDTKRDYTNADIVHCVFLPERKPQMNPSKFVKFWKNKLFISGSVRSLQRYFSNKNNDEDHICNITKNKCSEPSTSLVKSPVSIIDSDDKKVVEYNKQVTKCQHSDGHSVLRGHHQHASLETCAIYCQLSKHGWYWGGISSSEAEELLAGQHDNVFLVRDSYDSRHILCVSFRCVGRTLHARLRHANGLFSLNNETFVPANRISEHCSAVDVKSNLFEMPVKLARPLNRFARLDSLQMICRFVIRQTVSANIWSKLPLPPNLISYVSTGSDYIVVS from the exons ATGAATAAAAATTACGAACGCTGTACCCATTGCAATCGTCGCAAGTGGCTAACGACGGGATGTCTTCGAAAATGGCTAAAACCAATGGAATGCAAACATTTACAACGAACTATCGATACCAAAAGAGATTACACTAATGCTGACATAGTTCATTGTGTATTTTTACCCGAACGAAAACCTCAGATGAACCCTAGTAAGTTCGTAAAGTTTTGGAAAAACAAACTGTTTATTTCTGGCAGTGTGAGATCCCTCCAAAGAtatttcagcaataaaaacAATGATGAGGATCACATATGCAACATTACAAAGAACAAATGTAGTGAACCCTCGACATCATTAGTAAAGAGTCCAGTGTCAATTATTGATAGTGACGATAAGAAAGTCgttgaatataataaacaagtaaCGAAGTGTCAACATTCAGATGGTCACTCAGTTCTTCGAGGACACCATCAACATGCCTCACTTGAAACATGTGCCATATATTGTCAGCTGTCCAA GCACGGATGGTATTGGGGTGGTATATCATCTAGTGAGGCAGAGGAGCTGTTAGCAGGTCAACACGATAATGTGTTTCTGGTACGAGACTCATATGACTCCCGTCATATTCTCTGTGTATCTTTTCGGTGTGTAGGCCGAACTCTGCATGCTAGACTCCGACATGCAAATGGACTATTCTCATTGAACAATGAAACATTTGTGCCGGCAAATAGGATATCGGAGCATTGTTCTGCTGTAGATGTGAAATCTAACCTTTTTGAAATGCCAGTGAAGCTAGCAAGGCCATTGAACAG atttgCAAGACTTGACTCACTTCAAATGATCTGCAGATTTGTGATACGGCAAACTGTCTCAGCGAATATATGGAGCAAATTACCACTCCCGCCTAATTTGATCTCTTATGTGTCTACAGGCAGTGACTACATAGTCGTTTCATAG